One Candidatus Cloacimonadota bacterium DNA window includes the following coding sequences:
- the lpxA gene encoding acyl-ACP--UDP-N-acetylglucosamine O-acyltransferase — MSDIHPTAVIESGAKIGRNLKIGPFSSIGPNVVLGDDNVIGANVRIEGYTTIGNNNHFYHSAVIGSVCQDLKYKGEPTKLIIGNHNRIREYVTINTSATMDEDTTIGDNCYLMAYCHIAHNCHLGNNIIMANVATLAGHINIEDFVTIGGLTAVHQFVKIGKYAFVGGVSGVKKDVPPFTRGEGMPFRPIGLNTVGLERKGFSYAAINAIKDIYRVFYNPKYNVTQALDVADKMTDLTPEQEYFIDFVRNSQRGIAK, encoded by the coding sequence ATGTCTGATATACACCCTACAGCAGTAATTGAAAGTGGTGCAAAGATCGGTCGTAATTTAAAAATTGGTCCCTTCTCATCAATAGGACCTAATGTAGTTTTGGGTGATGATAATGTTATCGGCGCTAATGTCCGAATTGAAGGATATACAACTATCGGCAACAACAATCATTTTTACCATTCTGCAGTTATTGGTTCTGTCTGTCAGGATCTAAAATACAAAGGCGAACCGACGAAGTTAATAATTGGCAATCATAACAGAATCCGGGAATATGTAACTATCAATACTTCAGCAACCATGGATGAAGACACGACAATTGGTGACAATTGTTACCTAATGGCTTATTGTCACATAGCTCATAATTGCCATCTTGGAAACAATATCATTATGGCTAATGTAGCAACTTTAGCCGGTCATATCAATATAGAGGATTTTGTAACTATCGGTGGTTTAACAGCAGTACATCAATTTGTCAAAATTGGCAAGTATGCCTTTGTAGGCGGTGTTTCTGGTGTTAAGAAGGATGTTCCGCCTTTTACCCGTGGTGAAGGAATGCCATTTAGACCAATCGGACTCAATACTGTTGGTTTAGAAAGAAAGGGTTTTAGCTATGCAGCTATAAATGCCATAAAAGATATATACCGAGTCTTTTATAATCCTAAATATAATGTTACTCAAGCTCTCGATGTTGCTGATAAAATGACCGACTTAACACCGGAACAGGAGTATTTCATTGATTTTGTAAGAAATTCACAACGGGGTATCGCTAAATAG
- a CDS encoding FAD-dependent oxidoreductase gives MKKYLIVGGVAGGASTAARLRRNDETAQIILFERGKYISYANCGLPYYIGGVIKKRDKLFVQTVEEFSKRFNIDIRTLSEVRGIDKQSKKIKVVNLETGETYQETYDILVLSPGAQPIIPPIKGNDLPGIFVLRNVEDTDRIKQFIEQHHPKRVTVIGAGYIGIEMVENLHNICSEVSLIEMADRILPFFDFEMSSALSHHIRSEGVKIYLNEKVNSLEQTNEGIIASLESGMKIKTDMVIFATGIKPDTAWLRNSGLELSDNGSIVVTEYLQTNDPDIYAVGDAIKIKHQILQQDVNAFLAGPASKQGRIVADNIVLGNKRKFNGVIGNAIIKVFDLTAGIVGASEQQLKLSKVSFRSAVIHASSHAGYYPNALPISLKLFFTPQDGEILGAQIIGFKGVDKRLDVISAFIQKRGTVFDLTEFEHSYAPPYSSARDPLTIVGFVSENMIKGKFKTIEWSELGQDNYQQSILLDVRSKEEYELGSIPDSINIPLDDLRERWQELPKDKDIIIYCLVGLRGYLACRLLLQKGFDRVYNLSGGYKTYQFIFGRKDGEEGIYDGETILPDDQIYPEEDAFLS, from the coding sequence ATGAAAAAGTATCTGATTGTTGGTGGAGTTGCCGGTGGTGCTTCTACCGCCGCAAGATTACGAAGAAATGACGAAACAGCCCAGATTATTCTATTTGAACGTGGCAAATACATCTCCTATGCGAATTGTGGACTACCCTATTATATTGGCGGTGTTATAAAAAAACGAGATAAGCTCTTTGTTCAGACTGTAGAAGAATTCAGTAAACGCTTCAACATTGACATTAGAACCCTCAGCGAAGTAAGGGGGATAGATAAGCAGAGTAAAAAGATCAAAGTCGTCAACCTTGAAACAGGAGAAACCTATCAAGAAACTTACGATATATTGGTTCTTTCTCCAGGTGCTCAGCCAATAATACCACCAATCAAGGGCAATGATCTGCCGGGTATATTTGTTCTACGTAATGTTGAAGATACTGACCGAATTAAGCAATTCATTGAACAGCATCATCCTAAGCGAGTAACAGTGATTGGAGCTGGTTATATAGGGATCGAGATGGTAGAAAATCTGCATAATATCTGTTCTGAAGTCTCACTTATTGAAATGGCAGATCGTATTCTTCCTTTCTTTGATTTTGAGATGTCTTCTGCCCTATCTCACCATATTAGATCAGAAGGTGTAAAAATCTATCTCAACGAAAAAGTAAATTCTTTAGAGCAGACAAATGAAGGAATAATTGCATCATTAGAAAGCGGTATGAAAATCAAAACAGATATGGTTATCTTTGCTACTGGTATTAAACCAGATACGGCTTGGTTAAGGAACAGTGGATTAGAACTCTCTGACAACGGTAGTATTGTAGTTACTGAATATCTGCAAACTAATGATCCAGATATTTATGCCGTTGGAGATGCAATCAAAATTAAACATCAGATTTTACAACAGGATGTCAATGCCTTTCTGGCAGGTCCTGCCAGCAAACAGGGACGTATTGTCGCCGATAATATCGTATTAGGAAATAAGCGAAAATTTAATGGAGTTATCGGTAATGCTATTATTAAAGTTTTCGACCTCACTGCCGGAATAGTTGGTGCTTCTGAACAACAATTGAAGCTAAGCAAGGTATCATTCCGTTCTGCTGTCATTCATGCTTCCAGTCATGCCGGGTACTATCCCAATGCTTTGCCGATTTCACTTAAACTCTTTTTCACACCTCAAGATGGTGAAATACTCGGTGCCCAGATCATCGGTTTCAAAGGGGTTGATAAAAGATTGGATGTCATCTCTGCTTTCATTCAGAAAAGGGGTACTGTTTTTGATCTAACAGAATTTGAACACTCTTATGCTCCACCTTATTCTTCCGCTCGAGACCCTCTTACTATTGTCGGCTTCGTATCTGAAAATATGATCAAAGGTAAGTTTAAGACCATCGAATGGTCTGAATTGGGTCAGGATAATTATCAACAATCAATCCTCTTGGATGTACGCAGCAAAGAGGAATATGAATTGGGCTCTATTCCTGACAGTATTAATATCCCCTTAGATGATTTAAGAGAAAGGTGGCAGGAGCTACCCAAAGACAAAGATATCATAATCTACTGTCTGGTCGGCTTAAGAGGTTATCTTGCCTGCCGTTTGCTTCTTCAGAA